A window from Balaenoptera musculus isolate JJ_BM4_2016_0621 chromosome 8, mBalMus1.pri.v3, whole genome shotgun sequence encodes these proteins:
- the RAPSN gene encoding 43 kDa receptor-associated protein of the synapse isoform X1 — MGQDQTKQQITKGLQLYQSNQTEKALQVWTKVLEKSSDLVGRFRVLGCLVTAHSEMGRYKEMLKFAVVQIDTARELEDADFLLESYLNLARSNEKLCEFHKTISYCKTCLGLPGTRAATQLGGQVSLSMGNAFLGLSLFQKALESFEKALRYAHNNDDTMLECRVCCSLGSFYAQVKDYEKALFFPCKAAELVNDYGKGWSLKYRAMSQYHMAVAYRLLGHLGSAMECCEESMKIALQHGDRPLQALCLLCFADIHRSRGDLETAFPRYDSAMSIMTEIGNRLGQVQVLLGVAKCWVARKALDKALDAIERAQDLAEEVGNKLGQLKLHCLSESIYRSRGLQRELRAHVVRFHECVEETELYCGLCGESIGEKNSRLQALPCSHIFHLRCLQNNGTRSCPNCHRSSMKPGFV, encoded by the exons ATGGGGCAGGACCAGACGAAGCAGCAGATCACGAAGGGGCTCCAGCTATACCAGTCTAACCAGACAGAGAAGGCGCTGCAGGTGTGGACGAAGGTGCTGGAGAAGAGCTCGGACCTCGTGGGGCGTTTCCGCGTGCTGGGCTGCCTGGTCACGGCCCACTCGGAGATGGGCCGCTATAAGGAGATGCTGAAG TTTGCTGTGGTACAGATCGACACGGCTCGGGAGCTGGAGGATGCCGACTTCCTCCTGGAGAGCTACCTGAACCTGGCGCGCAGCAACGAGAAGCTGTGCGAGTTTCACAAGACCATCTCCTACTGCAAGACCTGCCTCGGCCTGCCTGGAACCAGGGCAGCCACCCAGCTCGGAGGCCAGGTCAGCCTGAGCATGGGCAACgccttcctgggcctcagcctcTTCCAGAAGGCCCTGGAGAGCTTCGAGAAGGCCCTGCGCTATGCCCACAACAACGATGACACCATGCTCGAGTGCCGCGTCTGTTGCAGCCTGGGCAGCTTCTACGCCCAGGTCAAG gaCTACGAGAAAGCCCTGTTCTTCCCCTGCAAGGCTGCAGAGCTCGTCAACGACTATGGCAAAGGCTGGAGCCTCAAGTACCGGGCCATGAGCCAGTACCACATGGCTGTGGCGTATCGCCTGCTGGGCCACCTGGGCAGTGCCATGGAGTGCTGTGAG GAGTCTATGAAGATTGCACTGCAGCATGGGGACCGGCCACTGCAGGCACTCTGCCTGCTCTGCTTTGCTGACATCCACCGGAGCCGTGGGGACCTGGAG ACAGCCTTCCCTAGGTACGACTCTGCCATGAGCATCATGACCGAGATTGGAAACCGCCTGGGGCAGGTACAGGTGCTGCTGGGTGTGGCCAAGTGCTGGGTGGCCAGGAAGGCGCTGGACAAG GCTCTGGATGCCATTGAGAGAGCCCAGGACCTGGCCGAGGAGGTGGGGAACAAG CTGGGCCAGCTCAAGCTGCACTGCCTGAGCGAGAGCATCTACCGCAGCAGAGGTTTGCAGCGGGAGCTGCGCGCCCACGTCGTGCGCTTCCACGAGTGCGTGGAGGAGACAGAGCTCTACTGCGGCCTGTGCGGCGAGTCCATAGGCGAGAAGAATAGCCGGCTGCAGGCTCTGCCCTGCTCCCACATCTTCCACCTCAG GTGCCTGCAGAACAACGGGACACGGAGCTGCCCCAACTGCCACCGGTCATCCATGAAGCCTGGCTTTGTGTGA
- the RAPSN gene encoding 43 kDa receptor-associated protein of the synapse isoform X2, whose product MGQDQTKQQITKGLQLYQSNQTEKALQVWTKVLEKSSDLVGRFRVLGCLVTAHSEMGRYKEMLKFAVVQIDTARELEDADFLLESYLNLARSNEKLCEFHKTISYCKTCLGLPGTRAATQLGGQVSLSMGNAFLGLSLFQKALESFEKALRYAHNNDDTMLECRVCCSLGSFYAQVKDYEKALFFPCKAAELVNDYGKGWSLKYRAMSQYHMAVAYRLLGHLGSAMECCEESMKIALQHGDRPLQALCLLCFADIHRSRGDLETAFPRYDSAMSIMTEIGNRLGQVQVLLGVAKCWVARKALDKLGQLKLHCLSESIYRSRGLQRELRAHVVRFHECVEETELYCGLCGESIGEKNSRLQALPCSHIFHLRCLQNNGTRSCPNCHRSSMKPGFV is encoded by the exons ATGGGGCAGGACCAGACGAAGCAGCAGATCACGAAGGGGCTCCAGCTATACCAGTCTAACCAGACAGAGAAGGCGCTGCAGGTGTGGACGAAGGTGCTGGAGAAGAGCTCGGACCTCGTGGGGCGTTTCCGCGTGCTGGGCTGCCTGGTCACGGCCCACTCGGAGATGGGCCGCTATAAGGAGATGCTGAAG TTTGCTGTGGTACAGATCGACACGGCTCGGGAGCTGGAGGATGCCGACTTCCTCCTGGAGAGCTACCTGAACCTGGCGCGCAGCAACGAGAAGCTGTGCGAGTTTCACAAGACCATCTCCTACTGCAAGACCTGCCTCGGCCTGCCTGGAACCAGGGCAGCCACCCAGCTCGGAGGCCAGGTCAGCCTGAGCATGGGCAACgccttcctgggcctcagcctcTTCCAGAAGGCCCTGGAGAGCTTCGAGAAGGCCCTGCGCTATGCCCACAACAACGATGACACCATGCTCGAGTGCCGCGTCTGTTGCAGCCTGGGCAGCTTCTACGCCCAGGTCAAG gaCTACGAGAAAGCCCTGTTCTTCCCCTGCAAGGCTGCAGAGCTCGTCAACGACTATGGCAAAGGCTGGAGCCTCAAGTACCGGGCCATGAGCCAGTACCACATGGCTGTGGCGTATCGCCTGCTGGGCCACCTGGGCAGTGCCATGGAGTGCTGTGAG GAGTCTATGAAGATTGCACTGCAGCATGGGGACCGGCCACTGCAGGCACTCTGCCTGCTCTGCTTTGCTGACATCCACCGGAGCCGTGGGGACCTGGAG ACAGCCTTCCCTAGGTACGACTCTGCCATGAGCATCATGACCGAGATTGGAAACCGCCTGGGGCAGGTACAGGTGCTGCTGGGTGTGGCCAAGTGCTGGGTGGCCAGGAAGGCGCTGGACAAG CTGGGCCAGCTCAAGCTGCACTGCCTGAGCGAGAGCATCTACCGCAGCAGAGGTTTGCAGCGGGAGCTGCGCGCCCACGTCGTGCGCTTCCACGAGTGCGTGGAGGAGACAGAGCTCTACTGCGGCCTGTGCGGCGAGTCCATAGGCGAGAAGAATAGCCGGCTGCAGGCTCTGCCCTGCTCCCACATCTTCCACCTCAG GTGCCTGCAGAACAACGGGACACGGAGCTGCCCCAACTGCCACCGGTCATCCATGAAGCCTGGCTTTGTGTGA
- the RAPSN gene encoding 43 kDa receptor-associated protein of the synapse isoform X3, translated as MGQDQTKQQITKGLQLYQSNQTEKALQVWTKVLEKSSDLVGRFRVLGCLVTAHSEMGRYKEMLKFAVVQIDTARELEDADFLLESYLNLARSNEKLCEFHKTISYCKTCLGLPGTRAATQLGGQVSLSMGNAFLGLSLFQKALESFEKALRYAHNNDDTMLECRVCCSLGSFYAQVKESMKIALQHGDRPLQALCLLCFADIHRSRGDLETAFPRYDSAMSIMTEIGNRLGQVQVLLGVAKCWVARKALDKALDAIERAQDLAEEVGNKLGQLKLHCLSESIYRSRGLQRELRAHVVRFHECVEETELYCGLCGESIGEKNSRLQALPCSHIFHLRCLQNNGTRSCPNCHRSSMKPGFV; from the exons ATGGGGCAGGACCAGACGAAGCAGCAGATCACGAAGGGGCTCCAGCTATACCAGTCTAACCAGACAGAGAAGGCGCTGCAGGTGTGGACGAAGGTGCTGGAGAAGAGCTCGGACCTCGTGGGGCGTTTCCGCGTGCTGGGCTGCCTGGTCACGGCCCACTCGGAGATGGGCCGCTATAAGGAGATGCTGAAG TTTGCTGTGGTACAGATCGACACGGCTCGGGAGCTGGAGGATGCCGACTTCCTCCTGGAGAGCTACCTGAACCTGGCGCGCAGCAACGAGAAGCTGTGCGAGTTTCACAAGACCATCTCCTACTGCAAGACCTGCCTCGGCCTGCCTGGAACCAGGGCAGCCACCCAGCTCGGAGGCCAGGTCAGCCTGAGCATGGGCAACgccttcctgggcctcagcctcTTCCAGAAGGCCCTGGAGAGCTTCGAGAAGGCCCTGCGCTATGCCCACAACAACGATGACACCATGCTCGAGTGCCGCGTCTGTTGCAGCCTGGGCAGCTTCTACGCCCAGGTCAAG GAGTCTATGAAGATTGCACTGCAGCATGGGGACCGGCCACTGCAGGCACTCTGCCTGCTCTGCTTTGCTGACATCCACCGGAGCCGTGGGGACCTGGAG ACAGCCTTCCCTAGGTACGACTCTGCCATGAGCATCATGACCGAGATTGGAAACCGCCTGGGGCAGGTACAGGTGCTGCTGGGTGTGGCCAAGTGCTGGGTGGCCAGGAAGGCGCTGGACAAG GCTCTGGATGCCATTGAGAGAGCCCAGGACCTGGCCGAGGAGGTGGGGAACAAG CTGGGCCAGCTCAAGCTGCACTGCCTGAGCGAGAGCATCTACCGCAGCAGAGGTTTGCAGCGGGAGCTGCGCGCCCACGTCGTGCGCTTCCACGAGTGCGTGGAGGAGACAGAGCTCTACTGCGGCCTGTGCGGCGAGTCCATAGGCGAGAAGAATAGCCGGCTGCAGGCTCTGCCCTGCTCCCACATCTTCCACCTCAG GTGCCTGCAGAACAACGGGACACGGAGCTGCCCCAACTGCCACCGGTCATCCATGAAGCCTGGCTTTGTGTGA